The following coding sequences lie in one Zingiber officinale cultivar Zhangliang chromosome 2B, Zo_v1.1, whole genome shotgun sequence genomic window:
- the LOC122047045 gene encoding malate dehydrogenase-like: MAKDPVRVLVTGAAGQIGYALVPMIARGVMLGPDQPVILHMLDIPPAAEALNGVKMELVDAAFPLLKGVVASTDVVEACTGVNIAVMVGGFPRKEGMERKDVMSKNVSIYNSQASALEAHAAPNCKVLVVANPANTNALILKEFAPSIPAKNITCLTRLDHNRALGQISERLNIQVSDVKNVIIWGNHSSTQYPDVSHASVKTPSGEKPVRELVSDDEWLRGEFITTVQQRGAAIIKARKLSSALSAASSACDHIRDWVLGTPEGTWVSMGVYSDGSYNVPAGLIYSFPVTCKAGEWTIVQGLSIDEFSRKKLDATAAELSEEKALAYSCLS; the protein is encoded by the exons ATGGCGAAAGATCCCGTTCGAGTTCTCGTAACTGGCGCTGCAG GTCAAATTGGATATGCCCTCGTACCGATGATTGCCAGGGGAGTGATGCTTGGCCCAGACCAGCCTGTTATCTTGCACATGCTCGACATTCCACCTGCTGCAGAAGCTCTAAATGGAGTCAAGATGGAGCTGGTTGATGCAGCATTTCCTCTTCTGAAGG GTGTTGTTGCCTCAACTGATGTTGTGGAGGCTTGCACTGGAGTCAATATAGCTGTTATGGTTGGCGGTTTTCCAAGGAAAGAAGGTATGGAGAGAAAGGACGTGATGTCAAAAAATGTCTCCATCTATAATTCTCAAGCTTCAGCATTAGAAGCACATGCTGCTCCCAATTGCAAG GTGCTCGTTGTTGCCAATCCTGCAAATACTAATGCTCTTATACTGAAAGAGTTTGCTCCATCCATTCCAGCAAAGAATATTACTTGTTTGACAAGGCTAGATCACAACAGGGCTCTAGGACAGATTTCTGAACGATTAAACATTCAAGTTAGTGATGTCAAGAATGTCATCATTTGGGGAAATCATTCTTCTACCCAGTATCCTGACGTAAGTCACGCTTCTGTTAAGACACCAAGTGGAGAAAAACCTGTTCGTGAGCTTGTTTCTGACGATGAGTG GCTTAGGGGAGAATTTATCACAACTGTTCAACAACGCGGTGCAGCCATCATCAAAGCAAGAAAGCTGTCTAGTGCTTTATCCGCTGCCAGTTCTGCTTGTGATCACATTCGCGATTGGGTTCTTGGAACCCCTGAG GGAACATGGGTTTCCATGGGAGTTTATTCTGATGGTTCATACAATGTACCAGCTGGGCTGATTTATTCTTTCCCTGTCACGTGCAAAGCTGGCGAGTGGACCATTGTTCAAG GGCTCTCAATCGACGAGTTCTCAAGGAAGAAGTTGGATGCAACTGCTGCGGAATTGTCGGAAGAGAAGGCCCTTGCATATTCATGCCTTTCTTAA
- the LOC122048664 gene encoding uncharacterized protein LOC122048664, which translates to MSDSVTKAKEYLDEIEKRFAKSEKAETSTILKSLISMKYKGKGNVREYIMEMSHLASKLKALNLELSDDMLVHLVLISLPNQFSQFQINYNCQREKWTLNELISYCVQEEERLKQIKVESAYLASTPKDKGKKRKNEATKGPNPQVRGSEPRSDTN; encoded by the coding sequence ATGTCTGATAGTgtcaccaaagctaaggaatatcttGATGAGATTGAAAAGCGCTTTGCCAAAAGTGAAAAGGCGGAAACAAGCACAATTCTGAAGAGCTTGATTTCCATGAagtataaaggcaagggaaatGTTCGGGAATATATCATGGAAATGTCCCACCTTGCATCGAAGTTGAAGGCACTTAATCTTGAATTGTCGGATGACATGCTTGTGCATTTAGTACTTATTTCTCTTCCGAATCAGTTTAGTCAGTTCCAAATCAATTATAACTGTCAAAGGGAGAAATGGACTCTTAATGAGCTCATTTCATACTGTgttcaagaggaagagaggttgaagCAAATCAAAGTTGAAAGTGCCTATTTGGCAAGCACCCCTAAAGATAAGggcaagaaaagaaagaatgaggcTACTAAAGGCCCTAACCCACAGGTCCGAGGAtcggaacctcgctctgataccaattga